In the Acidobacteriota bacterium genome, CTGATCATCGCCTGTTTCAGCAATTTCAAAATCCGTTCGGCCTTTTGCCGGTAGCTTTCTTCGCCCGTCAGCAGCGCAAATCGCAACAGCACATGCGCCGCCACGGAATTTCCGCCCGGCACGGCGTTGTCGTACCAATCTTTGGTTCGCGCGATCAGTTTTTCGTGATCGGCGCTGGTGAAGAAAAATCCGCCTTCCGCTTCGTCGGCGAACTGTTCAATCATTGTTTCCACCAGCGCGCGCGACTCTTCAAACCAGCCCAGGTCAAACGTTGCTTCATACAGCGTCAGCAATCCGTCCGCCAGATACGCGTAATCTTCCAGGTAAGCATTCAACTTGCTCTCGCCGTCCTTGTGCGTTCGCAGCAATCGCCCGTTTCGCTTCAGTTCCCGAAGCAAAAAGTTGGCGTTATTCGTCGCGACTTCCAGGTAATCCGCGCGGTCAAACGCGCGCGCAGCTTCGGCAAAACTACGCAGCATCAGCCCGTTCCAGGCCGTCAGCATCTTTTCATCGCGGAACGGTTTGATGCGTTTTTCGCGGGCTTCAAACAAAATCCGCTTTCCGCGTATGATGGCCGCATTCAGTTCTTCTACCGAAACACGCATCAACCGCGCAATACTTTCGGCTTCAACATCCACGTGCAAAATATTGTGGTTTTCAAAGTTGCCGTATTCCGTCACATCAAAGTAACGGCAAAACAGCTTTGCGTCCTGTTCGCCGAGCAGGGCCTCGATTTCCGCAGGCGACCAGACGAAAAATTTGCCTTCTTCGCCTTCGCTGTCGGCGTCCTGCGAAGAATAAAAGCCGCCGCTGGCGTCCAGCATTTCCCGCCGCACGTAATCCAGCGTTTCGGTGGCAATGCGTTTGTAAAACGCGTTGCCCGTCACCAGAAATGCATCCAGGTATATGCGCGCCAGCAGCGCGTTGTCGTACAGCATTTTTTCAAAGTGCGGAACCAGCCATTTTTCATCCACCGAATAGCGATGAAATCCGCCGCCTAACTGATCGTACATTCCGCCGCGTGCCATTTTTTGCAGCGTCAATTCGACAGCCTCCAGCGCCGCCGGGTCTTTCGTTCGCGCGTATTGCCGGAGCAAAAAGCTGAGCGTCATCGAAGGCGGGAACTTCGGCGCGCGACCAAACCCTCCCAGAACAGGATCGAGCATGCGCAGCAAACGATTCGCCGCCTGATCCGTAATTTCGTGACTCAATTCGCCTTCCGCCGGTTTAGTGGTTTCCAGCCGCTTCAACTCACCCAGCAAACTTTCTGCACTTTCGGCAATTTCATCTCGCTTGGCTTTGTAGGCTTCTGCAATCGAAATCAGAATGCGCGGAAATCCCGGCATGCCTCCGCGATCCACCGGCGGGTAATAGGTTCCGCCGTAAAACGGCACGCCGTCCGGCGTCAGAAACACCGTCATCGGCCAGCCGCCATGCCCGTTCATCATCATCACGGCATTCATATAAATTGCGTCCAGGTCAGGGCGCTCTTCGCGATCCACTTTGATGTTGATGAAGTTGTCGTTCAGAAGTTTAGCAATGGCTTCATTTTCGAAACTTTCACTGGCGAGTACGTGGCACCAATGACAGGCTGAATATCCTATACTCAAATGAATTGGCTTATCTTCAGTTCGTGCCCGCTCAAACGCTTCTTCACTCCAAGGATACCAATCCACTGGATTGTGCGCATGGTGTTGCAAATACGGACTAGTTTCGTGAATCAGCTTGTTGGTGTATTTCGGTGTACCGCCTTCATTTAGATGATTTATTTTCATGATCCCTCCAAGTCCAACCTTTGTGACTTTTCCGCTTGCCACTTTTTACTTCGTGCATGTGAACAGCATCCAGCCCAAATTTTCGGCAAAAAGCACTGAGATTGGTAATGACTACACGCTTTCCCCCAGGACTAACGAACCCGGAATATTTCTTTGGCTCAAGCTTTGGTTTGCAGTTTTGATGTGTCCATCCGCGATGATTGTTGAGTCTTCCCTTTGCGACGGCAACCATGTGGGTATTATCAAGTCCATGTTCGCGGCAGAATGCAGCGAGATTGACAATTGGGCCAACGGGCCTGCCCTCAGGATTGATAAAGCCGTCATAGGTTTTTATGAATTCACGTTTGCGAATGCTGTTTTTATGTGTCCAGCCTTTATATGACTTCAGTTTACTTTGACCTTTCGCCAACCGATGCATGGATGGAAAATCCAATCCATTTAGCCTGCAAAAATCGAAGAGATTCGTGATAGTCACTTCATTGCCATCGGGATCAATAAACCCTTCCCAAACTTGAGCGAAAGTATCTCCCGGCGATCCCGCAATTGGGTATAGATTGAAACCCACCTTTCTTTCTGTACAACGCGTTTTATCAATCCATTTTTGTTCTACAAGCAGAAGCTCAGACCGAGTTGCGTACTCTAAGACTTCAAATTCAAAGGCCGACTCGCCGTACTTGTCCCAGGCTTTTTGTAAGTGCGAATTTCGGTGAGTGCCACGGCGCAAGGTCATTTTATGCTTGCCCCAACGTTGAGAGAGGTTCACGGCACTGCCGACATAAATCTTCTGAGTGATTTTGCATCGAATCTGATATACCCCTGAGGGCAGCTTTTCAGAGTTGGTTTTGTGTTGAACAGCCATCTGTAATTACAAAGAAGTAAAACAGGTCGGTTGAAAATATGGGCAATCGCTGGTAAATCCAATGCTAGTATTTTTTGGAGGAATTGCAAAAGCCCCGATTGGTGTCAAAACGATGAGTTATCACTGTCTGCTTTTTGATCTGGATGGGACGCTGGTGGATTCGCGCGCTGATTTGGCGAATTCGGTCAATTTGATGCTGGCGGAACTTGGCCGCGATCCGTTGTCTTCGTGCCGCGTGCTGAATTTTGTCGGCGAAGGCGCACGGTTGCTGGTCGAACGCTCTTTGACTGCTTCAAGTCAGTTGACGCCGCAGCCCGATGAAGTGGATCGCGCATTGAAGATTTTTCGTCGTCATTACCGCGAACACTTGCTGGATTACACGCGCGTTTACCCGGAAGTGGAAGAGACTCTGGCGCTGTTACGCCACCTGCCGAAAGCCGTTGTCACAAACAAACCTTATGAGTTTTCCGTCGCGTTGCTGGAAGGGTTGGGGATGCTTTCGCAATTCAAAGTGGTGCTTGGCGGCGACAGTCTGCCTGAGCGCAAACCTTCGCCGATGATGTTGCTGGAAGCTGCGCGCGGTTGCGGCGTCGAACCGTCAGCATGTTTGATGGTTGGGGATACGAAATTCGATGTCAGCGCCGGACGCGCGGCGGGAATGAAAACTTGCGGGTATATTCCGGGCTTTCGCGGCAGAACGGAATTGGCGGAAGCCGGAGCCGATTTTTTGATCGAACGATTCAGCGAGCTATGTGTTTTGGTCGAATGCGCCCAATCACAGTTTTTATCGGAGTCGCGAGCGGTCGCCAGTGCTGCGCAGGCAACCGCCGATTGACGCAAGGAAGCAGGAAAGAAAAAAAGCCGCTCGCGCCTGTCCGTCAGCCAATGCGGTTTGGAGACAAGAATGACGAACAGACGCGAGCAGCTTTTATGCTTGTAGTTTTAGCCGGCAAGCTTACCGATAAATCGCTTACATTGCCGGGGAGGATTTGGTCAGTTTGTTGACCACCAGCCAGACCAGATAAATGATCGCACCGATCACGGCCAGCTTGATCAGAATCGGAATCAAACTCAGCGCCAACCCCAGAACCGAAAGAACCAAAGAACTCACTGAAGCAATCACGACCAGCGCAATCACCACAAAAATAATTTTGCCAATAGCTTCGCCCATAAACGTACAAGTCTCCTTTCACGAGTCGAAAATTTTGCAGGCGGAATCGAACCTTGTTGCAACTGGCCATACGCGATGTCGCGCGGTGATGTTTCAGCAATTTCCCCGCTCGTGCCAGTTTGGGCGGCTTCGATTACAATCCAAAACGTGACTGATTCTTATCACCAACTCATCGAACACGTAGACAAACTGGTGGCAAACTTGTCGTCCCGTTACGCCCAGCATCTGGTCTGCCGCGCGGGGTGCAGCGGATGTTGTCACCATCATTTGTCTGTTTTCGCCGTCGAAGCCGCCGCCGTTCGCAAATCGGTTGAAACTTTGCCGGAATCGCTTCGCCACCGGTTGGAACAACAAGCCCGCGTCGTATTGGAAGCGGAAGCGCGCAACGAAGCGGTCGCTTGTCCAATGTTGGTTGAAGACCGCTGCGCCATTTACGAATCGCGCCCGCTGATTTGTCGCACGCAAGGATTGCCGCTGTTGATCGAAGCCGAAGACGGCGTGGCCGAAGTGGATTTCTGCCCGCTGAATTTCACGATGGAAAACGCGGTTGATGATTTGGACGAAACGCACTTGGTTCCCCTGGACGACCTGAACTTGAAGCTCGCGCTGGTGAATTTGCAGCATTGCCGGGAGCAGGGAATCGCCGATGCAAATAGCGGCAAACGTGTGTCCATGGCGGAAATTATCCTTCAAACCCGAACTTGAAAATCCAATGAAAACCAAACTCTTGTTGATTTTGTTGATTGCACTGCTGTCGCTGTTGTGTGCGCCATCGTTTGCCCAGACTTCGCCTGCAGCCATAGCGGCGAAGCAGTATCGCCAAACGCACGAACACGAAATTATGACCGAGTACATGAATTTGCTTTCGATTCCGAACGTCGCTTCGGACAAGGCGAACATCGGTCGGAATGCGAATCTGATCGTGCAGATGCTGGAACGCAGAGGCGTGAAAACGCGCCTATTCGAAATGCCGGAAATTCCCGAAGCTCCGCCGGTCGTGTACGGCGAAATTCTGACGCCCGCCGCGACGCGAACGCTGATTTTTTACGCGCATTACGACGGCCAGCCGGTTGAACCCACCAAATGGGTTGGCGGCGATCCGTTCAACCCGACGCTTCGTTCGGCGGCGATTGAAGCCGGCGGCAAAGACATTCCGTTTCCGGCCAAAGGGCAACCGTTCAACCCCGAATGGAGGCTCTATGCGCGTTCCACGGGCGATGACAAAGCGCCCGTGATTGCCATTTGCGCGGCGCTCGATGCGCTGAAAGAAAGCAAAATTGCGCTCAACGCCAACATCAAATTTTTCTTTGAGGGCGAAGAAGAAGCCGGTTCGCCGCATCTGGAAAAAATCGTGGAAAAGTACCGCGACTTGCTCGCAGCCGATGCCTGGCTGATTTGCGATGGCCCGGTGGATCAAACGCGGCGGCAACAAATTTACTTCGGCGCGCGCGGCGTCACGGGATTTGAAATTACGGTTTACGGTCCGCGCCGCGAATTGCACAGCGGGCATTACGGAAACTGGGCGCCAAATCCGGCGTTGATGTTGTCAAAATTGCTGGCTTCGATGAAAGATGACGATGGGCGGGTGCTGGTCAAAAACTTTTACGATGGCCTTGAACCGTTGAGCGAAACTGAAAAGCGCGCTTTTGCCGAAGCGCCCGACAACGACGCGCTGCTCAAACGCGAACTCGGCCTGGGGTGGAGCGAAGGAGGCGGCAAAAGACTCGGCGAACTGATCAACCTGCCGTCGCTGAACATTCGCGGATTCGTCAGTTCTTCGGTCGGAGCGACGGCGCGCAATGTGGTTCCTTCGACGGCGACGGCTTCGCTGGATATTCGTCTGGTCAAAGGCGTAGATCACGTTGCGGCGGTGGATCGCGTCATCGCTCACATTCGCGCGCAAGGGTATTTCGTCACGGGCGCTGACCCCGACGACGCGACTCGGTTGAAGTACCCGAAAATCGCCAAAGTCATTCGGCAAGGCGGCTACAACGCCTCCAAAACTTCGATGGATTTGCCGATTTCCAAAGCCGTCATCGCCGCCGTCGAAAGCGCGCACGGCAAAGTCATCAAAATGCCAACATTGGGCGGCAGCGTCCCACTGTACATTTTTACCGATAATCTGAAAACGCCGTGCATCGGCATTCCCATCGCCAACCACGACAATAACCAGCACAGCGCCAACGAAAACATGCGGCTGCAAAATCTGTGGGACGGGATCGAAACGATGGCAGTGCTGTTGATGATTCGATGAGGTATGCATTGCCGTTCTGGTCGCATCCTCCAACTTCGATGAGAGTATCGGTGAGGAGCAGTCAAAAAGTTGAGGTGTTGATTTGGTCATCCCGCACTATACCGGAAACTTGTGTCTCGCGGTCTCACCAAGCCCGTAAACACGAACTGGGCGCTTTTACACGGTCATTGGGTAACTTCGCGCAGTTATCTCCCGCGAGCCAAATCGCATTAAACTGGAAGGGCAGAACCTACTGTTGAAACAGCCACATCACTTATTTCTCCATCCCTAATCTCCTCTAAAGCAATTCAGACAATTACCTTGCTTATACTACTTAGGCGACTTGCTCTCCTAATAATTGCCTTGCCACCAACGTTGAAGGGGGCGCGAGAGCACGTCAGGACCGCAAGCTTTTCTTCTATACCACTCAGTCATAGCCACGGCATAAGACTTGCCATTTCGTAAACAATGTCCTCCAAAAATATTCGGTATGTTGTTTTCAAATATAAGGTGTTTATTGATCTCACACGAATAGATTGTGGCGTCATCAACGACCTCACTCAAGACTTAAAGGAAGCGAAACAAAAGGCTTATGACTATGGCTAAAAGATTGGGTAGTTGCAGCCCCCGACGAGAAATCAGTCCTCTGGGGAAGACTTTTTAGCACCGCAAATCAAGAATATAGTGCGGTCATATTGCTTATGCACTTCTGGTTTTGGGCATCCCAAAAGAACCCGCGACCGTTGCCGGTTACACAATCTATCAACCTATCAACTCAAACACGCTACTGGGTGATTACTTGATTTAACAATTCAAGAATCTACCCCTCACAAATGATTTCCGCGCAAGTTCTCAACTTGCCTTACAAGGAAGGTGCATATGAAAAGAACTTCTTGGCAAAAAGTAGCTCTGTTGGGCGCGGCGTTTATCTTTACATTCATGGGATTGGTTTACGTGGTTGCCGTCCGTGCGGATTTAATCTCACCCCTCACTGTTGATGTAACTTACCCGCCGACGATCGTCGGTCCCAGCCGGATCGGAGGTTCTGCCGTGCAGCAGGTCTTTCGATTAGGCAGCTCGACGCCCACCGGTCTCTTCGCAGGGTTAAATCCAAAAACGGGAACCTGTCCGGGCAGCGGCACGCTGCAATTTCTTTCAGGCAACACAGGCAGTGTCGGGACGAACAATTTCGTTTACGCCATGGTGGTGACCAACAGCATGCAGTCAACTCTTAATCTGGACGTGCTGCTTTCCGGCCTGTGCGATCTTCACACCCCGATAACGAGCGTGGGCTACTGCGACCAGCCGCCGATCGAGCATCCGACCGCCTCGCTCGAATTGGCAACGGGCCTCGATTACTTCTACGGCATTGGGCATTCCCTCCCACCGGGTCAGCAAGGGACTGTTGTCTTCTACACTACGCCCGACCCGCCCGCGCGACAGCCCACTTCCATTGGTAGTTCGGGGATTGTCTCGCAGGGCCAGCAACCCGATATGCCTACCAACCTGGCGCCGATTTACGGCGCTTGCCGGACGAATATTACGATTGACAAGGAGATTGCTTGCGTAGCCAACGGGCCTTTCACGAATGGGCCGCAAGCGGCGATCAACGGCGCGCCTATCTTCTATCGCATTACGGTCAGAAATGATGGTACGACGCCGCTCGATAACGTGGTCATCAGCGACCCGAAATTGAAGGCCGGAGGCAATCTGACGGGCGACTTTACGTTCCCAATGACGTCAGGCCATTTGGATGGAGGGCAGATGGTGCAGCACGTGTTCGGCCCCTTCGTCGCCACCACGGGAACGCCAGTGGTTGGCACTTCGGTCAACGGGGTCAATACTGCCACCGCCACCGCCGATTACCTGATTCCTGATCAAACCGGCGCGCCTTCGGGGCAAACCTTCAACGTCAACGTTAACGACAGTGTGACGCTCAATGTCATCGCGCCACCTTCAATTTCGTGCCAGACGACAGTTTCACCGACATCATTCGCGTCATTGCCGGCGACCTTGACTTACACGCTCAAAGCGACCAACACCGGCCCGACGGATTTGTCGCTGGTCATCAGTGATACCAAGCTGAAGCCGATCATAGATGCGCCGCCCGCAGGCATCACCATCAATTCGGTGGCGATCCACGGGGGAGCGGGCTTCGCCGCGGGTACGCTCACTGGCGGCAACAAACTGCCCGCCAACTTTGCCGTCGTTGACAAGACTGGCGGCACGAACACGATGGCGCAGGTGGACGTCTCGTTGACAGTCACAACACTCGTTGGATTCCAGGCGCTGGCCGACGGTCCGACACCACCCAACTCCGCAAAATCCACCAATCAGATTACGGTGACTGGCGCGGTGACCAATTTCACGGGCTGTCCAGGGCCGAACGTCAACGTCTCGTGCCTGAACACGGCGATGGTCAACTTTGCGCCCTCCTGCTCGCTGACATTGACGAAGCTTGTGGCTTGCGGTCCGAATCCGGTGGACAGCGATTTCGGTGCGACCATCAATGCATTCAAAGGCTCTGCGCTCGTCTACCGCTACGTCGTCAGCAATACGGGAGCCGATAGTGTCAATAACGTGGTAATTACCGATAACATCGTCAGCAGCCCGCTGTTCAATGTCGGCACGCTGGCGCCGGGCGAGACGCGGACGATCAACGTCGCGGCAACCGCCCCTGCGGTCCCCGGCCCGCTGACTAACACCGCCTCCGCCACTGGGGTATGCGCCACAACGGGTTCGCCAAGTTCCACCACCAACGTCAATGCCACCGTTACGGTGCTTGACCCGCAAATCAACTGCGACAAGACCGTCAACGGCGTCAAACACCTGGCCGGTTATACGCCGGGCGGAACACTGACGTACACGCTCACGGCCGGCAACGCCGCAGCGAGCGGCCTGAATGTCAATCTGGTCGTTGACGATCCGACAGTTCGGAATCTGCCAGGCGTCAGTTGCCGCCTGTCTGACAATACTCCGGTGACATTGCCGCAGACCTTCAGCAACGTTCCCCCCGGGCAGACGCGCTCGATTTCCTGTACGGTGAGTTTCGCCACCGAAGCGGCTTTTAAGGCCGCCGCTGGCGGCGGCACGACGCTCACCAACACGATGCAGGTGAACGGCGCGGTTACTGCGGGACAGGCGGTCTGCGCGGGTGGCATTGTGCTGCCACTGTTGACGTGCCAATCGCAGGCGAGCGTTTCGCTGGCGACGCCCCCGCCCAATTTCTGCATCATCACCCCCCCGTGTGTTGAACCGAACTGTCCGCCGGTTGGGCCAGGGACTCCATTCCCTGCCACTTCCGAAGCCAGCGATCAGAAAGCGGGGTCGTTGTTGGTTTATAACCTCTACAGTTCCGACGTCACAGATCCGCGCCGCGAAAACACTGCGATCAACATTACCAACACGGGGTCGAACTCGATCTTCGTGCATATGTTCTTTGTGGACGGTGTTTCCTGCTCGATCGCCGACAACTTCCTTTGCCTATCGACCAATCAGACGGCGCGCTTCCTGGCTTCGGATATTGATCCGGGGACGGTGGGATACATCATTGCCTTGGCGGTTGATGAGCAAGGCTGTCCGATGAGCTGGAACTATCTAATCGGAGACGCCTACGTCAAACTCGCATCGGGTCATCATGCCAACCTTGCCGCTGAGGCTTTTACCGCGCTGTATCGAGGATCACTGCCGACCTGTGGGAACAGCAACATAGCAACGCTGAACCTTGACGGCATCGAATATAACCGTGCACCGCGCACCTTGGCGCTTGACAGCCTGGGCAGTCTCAACGACGGCAATTCTCCGTTACTGGTGCTTAATAGCATCGGAGGGGATTTGGGGATTGGCGCGTCGGGACTGGGCACAATCTTCGGCATTGCTTATAACGACGTTGAAAATAGCGTCAGCTTCAGCTTGACCGGTGGCTGTCAATTCAGGCTGGCGATCTCCAACTCCTTCCCTCGGACGATACCACGCATGAACGTCTTCATTGGGAGCGGGCGCACAGGTTGGATGAAGTTTCAGGGCGATAGCAACTACGGCATACTCGGCGCCGCCATCAACTTCAATTCCAATGTGTTCGGTTTCAATCAGGGACATAACCTGCACAAAATTACGCTGAATCCTTCAGTCAGTATTACTGTGCCGGTAATTGTGCCGAGCGGGGGCTAAAGTGGGAAGACAGAATTGGCAACAGCCGTAGTTATTGAAGGTAGGGGATTCCCGGATGCGGAGTAAAACCGGCAGAATGCGACGGAGCACAATGAAGAATTGCGCTCCGTCGCATTTTCAAGGTTCTATTGAGCGCCAAGCAAGTGAGCACTTCAGAGCTTCCCAAACAAACCGCAACCATCACCGGCTCTTTTATCGTCGCTTCGACCTCAAAGACATCTTTCGGGATGCCATAGTCATAACTTCAACGCCATTTTTGGTGACGACCATATCCTTTTTGAGTCGCACACCTGATGTTGAAGAACACTTCCCGCACGCTCTCTGCTCCGGTGACAAATTTGCCGCCGAATGCAGTTCTGGTTGGGTGATCGGTTTTAAGCTGCTGCTTCGGCGTATTTCGACGGATTTTCTTCAGCCGTCTTTGCGCAATCGTCACAGCACACGGTGATTTCCTTGCCGCCGACTTTGACCTTGATTCCGCCTTCATTGATATCCCAATCGCAGACCGGGCATTTGCTCGTATTCATAAGATTTCCTTTCAGTTATGGGTTTACGTCTTGCCGCAACCAGCCATGGGTTACGACTCTTGTTCGACGGAAAGGATCGTATCAAGGCAGGGAAATTCAGACTTCCAGATTCTTGCTCATTTCGCGCAAGCTGCTCTGGCTGGCGTTCAGGCGGACTTCAGACGGCGTCAGGCCGAATTCTTTGCGGAAGGTGTCGGTGAAATGGCTGTGGCTGGAAAAACCGAGTTCCAGTGCCAGGGCCGTCAAATCGTCGGCGCCTTCGGCCAACCGTTCCAACGAGGCGCGCAGCCGCAATTGCGTCAAATACCGATGCACTGGAACGCCAGTATGTTTTTGAAAAATGCGCGCCAGATGAAATGGCGAGGTGAATACTGCGCGGGCGACTTCATCCAATGTGACAGTTTCGGAAATTTGGCTGGCCAAATAGGTTTTGGCGGCTTCGGCGCGGTCGGCGTGATCGGATTCGGTTCCATTTCGGTGAGATTTTCGGGGCAAATCGTACCGCACGTAAGCAGCTTCCAGAACATCAGCCATCATTTGCAACGCCGTCACGTCCGCCCAAAGCGGTTCCAATGGTTCAACCTCAGCCGCTTCGAGTTTTTTCACCAACTCACGATGCCGCCAGAATAACGCGGAATCACAAGGCCCAATGACGAACGGAAACGGGCGTTCCGGATGTTTATCCACTGATGGATCGAGTTCCCGAACAATGTCATTCAAGATACGCGGCGAAGCGGCGAAAATCGTGCCGCGATCTCCGCGATCCGTCGGATGGCTGATGCGATAGGTGGATTCTTTGGAAAAGAAAATTGCCTGATTGACGTCGGTGGTCAGGCTGCGTTTGCCGAAATGCTGGGTAAAAGCCCCGTGTCGCATCAACACGATTTGGTTGCCGTCTGCCTGTTCGTCATCGCCAGGGCCGCCGCAACCGATGTGGCAACAGTAATCGCGCACGCTGACCAGCGGGCTTTCGTAAAGCGTGTGAAACGTGAGCAGGTTTTCCGGCGGATGTGGCATGCGCGCATCCTACGAAATCGGCGAAATTGAGGCAATGCAGTATTTCCGGGAATTTCAACTCAAGGCAGTCAGGTCGGACTGTGTAATTTGCCCATTCGCCATTGTGATCAGGTGCGTGCCGATGGCTCTGGCTTCGTGCGTGTTGTGCGTGACATATAAAAACGGAATGCCGGTTTGTTTCTGCAACGAACCGATTTCCGCCAGGATTCGCTCGCGGGTTTGCGCGTCCACTGCCGACAGCGGTTCATCCATCAAAAACACTTCCGGTTCGCTGGCAAGCGCGCGCGCAATGGCCACGCGTTGCGCTTCGCCGCCCGAAAGTTCGTGCGGATATTGCTGCGCGGCGTATTCGATTCCAAGTTGGGTCAGCAACGCGCGTATTCGCGCATGTTTGTCAGTATGTTTTGACGCACGGAGTCCGTACGCGACGTTCTGTTCGGCGGTGAGGTGCGGAAAGAGCAGGTAATCCTGGAACACGTATCCGACGCGGCGTTGTTGCATCGGCAAGTTGACGCCAGCGACAGAATCAAAAAAGACGCGCTCACCCAGACGGATGCAGCCTTCGTCGGGAGTGACGATGCCGGCAATGGCGCGCAAACAAGTGGTTTTGCCTGCGCCGGAGGGACCAAACAAAATC is a window encoding:
- the gph gene encoding phosphoglycolate phosphatase (PGP is an essential enzyme in the glycolate salvage pathway in higher organisms (photorespiration in plants). Phosphoglycolate results from the oxidase activity of RubisCO in the Calvin cycle when concentrations of carbon dioxide are low relative to oxygen. This enzyme is a member of the Haloacid Dehalogenase (HAD) superfamily of aspartate-nucleophile hydrolase enzymes (PF00702).), coding for MLVFFGGIAKAPIGVKTMSYHCLLFDLDGTLVDSRADLANSVNLMLAELGRDPLSSCRVLNFVGEGARLLVERSLTASSQLTPQPDEVDRALKIFRRHYREHLLDYTRVYPEVEETLALLRHLPKAVVTNKPYEFSVALLEGLGMLSQFKVVLGGDSLPERKPSPMMLLEAARGCGVEPSACLMVGDTKFDVSAGRAAGMKTCGYIPGFRGRTELAEAGADFLIERFSELCVLVECAQSQFLSESRAVASAAQATAD
- a CDS encoding thioredoxin domain-containing protein — protein: MKINHLNEGGTPKYTNKLIHETSPYLQHHAHNPVDWYPWSEEAFERARTEDKPIHLSIGYSACHWCHVLASESFENEAIAKLLNDNFINIKVDREERPDLDAIYMNAVMMMNGHGGWPMTVFLTPDGVPFYGGTYYPPVDRGGMPGFPRILISIAEAYKAKRDEIAESAESLLGELKRLETTKPAEGELSHEITDQAANRLLRMLDPVLGGFGRAPKFPPSMTLSFLLRQYARTKDPAALEAVELTLQKMARGGMYDQLGGGFHRYSVDEKWLVPHFEKMLYDNALLARIYLDAFLVTGNAFYKRIATETLDYVRREMLDASGGFYSSQDADSEGEEGKFFVWSPAEIEALLGEQDAKLFCRYFDVTEYGNFENHNILHVDVEAESIARLMRVSVEELNAAIIRGKRILFEAREKRIKPFRDEKMLTAWNGLMLRSFAEAARAFDRADYLEVATNNANFLLRELKRNGRLLRTHKDGESKLNAYLEDYAYLADGLLTLYEATFDLGWFEESRALVETMIEQFADEAEGGFFFTSADHEKLIARTKDWYDNAVPGGNSVAAHVLLRFALLTGEESYRQKAERILKLLKQAMISSPTAFGHLLCALDFSLSSPYEIAIVGLPEAADTRQLVDSVFKRYQPNKVVALADPADHQAMEKIKLLEGRTQIESKATAYVCRNFYCEAPVTDKSRLEEQLNR
- a CDS encoding M20/M25/M40 family metallo-hydrolase; this encodes MKTKLLLILLIALLSLLCAPSFAQTSPAAIAAKQYRQTHEHEIMTEYMNLLSIPNVASDKANIGRNANLIVQMLERRGVKTRLFEMPEIPEAPPVVYGEILTPAATRTLIFYAHYDGQPVEPTKWVGGDPFNPTLRSAAIEAGGKDIPFPAKGQPFNPEWRLYARSTGDDKAPVIAICAALDALKESKIALNANIKFFFEGEEEAGSPHLEKIVEKYRDLLAADAWLICDGPVDQTRRQQIYFGARGVTGFEITVYGPRRELHSGHYGNWAPNPALMLSKLLASMKDDDGRVLVKNFYDGLEPLSETEKRAFAEAPDNDALLKRELGLGWSEGGGKRLGELINLPSLNIRGFVSSSVGATARNVVPSTATASLDIRLVKGVDHVAAVDRVIAHIRAQGYFVTGADPDDATRLKYPKIAKVIRQGGYNASKTSMDLPISKAVIAAVESAHGKVIKMPTLGGSVPLYIFTDNLKTPCIGIPIANHDNNQHSANENMRLQNLWDGIETMAVLLMIR
- a CDS encoding helix-turn-helix transcriptional regulator, which codes for MPHPPENLLTFHTLYESPLVSVRDYCCHIGCGGPGDDEQADGNQIVLMRHGAFTQHFGKRSLTTDVNQAIFFSKESTYRISHPTDRGDRGTIFAASPRILNDIVRELDPSVDKHPERPFPFVIGPCDSALFWRHRELVKKLEAAEVEPLEPLWADVTALQMMADVLEAAYVRYDLPRKSHRNGTESDHADRAEAAKTYLASQISETVTLDEVARAVFTSPFHLARIFQKHTGVPVHRYLTQLRLRASLERLAEGADDLTALALELGFSSHSHFTDTFRKEFGLTPSEVRLNASQSSLREMSKNLEV
- a CDS encoding ATP-binding cassette domain-containing protein, translating into MLHVSIKTRLGAGEKKSDKGANGQTERSFLLDVEFVVPDGVTILFGPSGAGKTTCLRAIAGIVTPDEGCIRLGERVFFDSVAGVNLPMQQRRVGYVFQDYLLFPHLTAEQNVAYGLRASKHTDKHARIRALLTQLGIEYAAQQYPHELSGGEAQRVAIARALASEPEVFLMDEPLSAVDAQTRERILAEIGSLQKQTGIPFLYVTHNTHEARAIGTHLITMANGQITQSDLTALS
- a CDS encoding GIY-YIG nuclease family protein, producing the protein MAVQHKTNSEKLPSGVYQIRCKITQKIYVGSAVNLSQRWGKHKMTLRRGTHRNSHLQKAWDKYGESAFEFEVLEYATRSELLLVEQKWIDKTRCTERKVGFNLYPIAGSPGDTFAQVWEGFIDPDGNEVTITNLFDFCRLNGLDFPSMHRLAKGQSKLKSYKGWTHKNSIRKREFIKTYDGFINPEGRPVGPIVNLAAFCREHGLDNTHMVAVAKGRLNNHRGWTHQNCKPKLEPKKYSGFVSPGGKRVVITNLSAFCRKFGLDAVHMHEVKSGKRKSHKGWTWRDHENKSSK
- a CDS encoding YkgJ family cysteine cluster protein, whose amino-acid sequence is MTDSYHQLIEHVDKLVANLSSRYAQHLVCRAGCSGCCHHHLSVFAVEAAAVRKSVETLPESLRHRLEQQARVVLEAEARNEAVACPMLVEDRCAIYESRPLICRTQGLPLLIEAEDGVAEVDFCPLNFTMENAVDDLDETHLVPLDDLNLKLALVNLQHCREQGIADANSGKRVSMAEIILQTRT